Proteins found in one Pseudomonas sp. P8_241 genomic segment:
- the phaC gene encoding class II poly(R)-hydroxyalkanoic acid synthase produces MSNKNNDDLKYQASENTLGLNPVVGLRGKDLLASARMVLRQAVRQPIHSAKHVAHFGLELKNVLLGKSALQPTNEDRRFADPAWSQNPLYKRYLQTYLAWRKELHTWIDESNLPAQDVGRGHFVINLMTEALAPSNTAANPAAVKRFFETGGKSLLDGLSHLAKDIVHNGGMPSQVNMGAFEVGKTLGVTEGAVVFRNDVLELIQYKPSTEQVYERPLLVVPPQINKFYVFDLSPEKSLARFCLRSNVQTFIVSWRNPTKAQREWGLSTYIEALKEAVDVITAITGSKDVNMLGACSGGITCTALLGHYAAIGEKKVNSLTLLVSVLDTTLDSDVALFVNEQTLESAKRHSYQAGVLEGRDMAKVFAWMRPNDLIWNYWVNNYLLGNEPPVFDILFWNNDTTRLPAAFHGDLIEMFKNNPLIRPNALEVCGTPIDLKQVTADIFALAGTSDHITPWRSCYKSAQLFGGKVEFVLSSSGHIQSILNPPGNPKSRYMTSTEMPVNADDWQLESTKHTDSWWLHWQTWQAERSGNLKKAPLKLGNKAYPAAEAAPGTYVHER; encoded by the coding sequence ATGAGTAACAAGAATAACGATGACTTGAAGTATCAAGCCTCCGAAAACACCTTGGGGCTCAATCCTGTCGTTGGACTGCGTGGCAAAGATCTACTGGCTTCAGCTCGTATGGTGCTCAGGCAAGCCGTCAGGCAACCGATTCACAGCGCCAAGCATGTCGCTCATTTCGGCCTTGAACTCAAGAACGTTTTGCTCGGCAAATCCGCGCTGCAACCGACCAACGAAGATCGTCGTTTCGCCGATCCGGCCTGGAGCCAAAACCCGCTCTACAAACGTTATTTGCAGACTTACCTGGCGTGGCGCAAGGAGCTCCACACCTGGATCGACGAAAGCAATCTGCCGGCACAGGATGTCGGTCGCGGGCATTTCGTCATCAACCTCATGACCGAAGCGCTCGCACCGTCCAATACGGCGGCCAACCCTGCAGCAGTCAAACGCTTCTTCGAAACCGGCGGTAAAAGCCTGCTTGACGGCCTTTCCCATCTGGCCAAGGACATCGTGCACAACGGCGGTATGCCGAGCCAGGTCAACATGGGTGCATTTGAGGTCGGCAAGACCCTGGGCGTGACCGAAGGCGCGGTGGTGTTCCGCAACGATGTGCTGGAACTGATCCAGTACAAGCCGAGCACCGAGCAAGTCTATGAGCGCCCACTGCTGGTAGTACCGCCACAGATCAACAAGTTCTACGTTTTCGACCTGAGCCCGGAGAAGAGCCTGGCGCGGTTCTGCCTGCGCAGCAACGTTCAGACATTCATCGTCAGTTGGCGCAACCCGACCAAGGCGCAACGCGAGTGGGGTCTGTCGACTTACATCGAAGCGCTCAAGGAAGCCGTCGACGTGATCACCGCGATCACTGGCAGCAAAGATGTGAACATGCTCGGCGCCTGCTCCGGCGGGATCACCTGCACCGCACTGCTGGGCCACTACGCGGCAATCGGCGAGAAAAAGGTGAACTCCCTGACACTGTTGGTCAGCGTGCTCGACACCACACTGGACAGCGACGTTGCCCTGTTCGTCAACGAGCAGACCCTCGAATCCGCCAAGCGCCATTCCTATCAGGCCGGTGTACTGGAAGGCCGCGACATGGCGAAAGTCTTCGCCTGGATGCGCCCCAACGACCTGATCTGGAACTACTGGGTCAACAACTACCTGTTGGGCAACGAGCCGCCGGTGTTCGACATTCTCTTCTGGAACAACGACACCACTCGCCTGCCTGCCGCGTTCCACGGCGACCTGATCGAAATGTTCAAAAACAATCCATTGATCCGCCCGAACGCACTGGAAGTGTGCGGCACGCCGATCGATCTCAAGCAGGTCACCGCCGACATCTTTGCCTTGGCCGGCACCAGCGACCACATCACTCCGTGGCGCTCCTGCTACAAATCGGCGCAGCTGTTTGGCGGCAAGGTTGAATTCGTGCTGTCCAGCAGCGGGCACATCCAGAGCATCCTGAACCCGCCGGGCAATCCGAAATCGCGCTACATGACCAGCACCGAAATGCCCGTCAACGCTGATGACTGGCAGCTGGAGTCGACCAAACACACCGACTCCTGGTGGCTGCACTGGCAGACCTGGCAGGCCGAGCGTTCGGGCAACCTGAAGAAGGCGCCTTTGAAACTGGGCAACAAGGCCTATCCGGCGGCTGAAGCTGCACCCGGCACCTATGTACATGAGCGGTAA
- a CDS encoding gamma-butyrobetaine hydroxylase-like domain-containing protein — MTQLPTDIKLHKASKTLSLKYATGEEYTLPAEFLRVHSPSAEVQGHGKPVLQFGKINVGLTKVEPAGQYAIKLTFDDGHDSGLFTWEYLYELARRYDALWEDYLAELKAAGKTRDPNESVVKLML, encoded by the coding sequence ATGACCCAGCTCCCCACCGACATCAAACTGCACAAAGCCTCAAAAACCCTGTCGCTCAAATACGCGACCGGAGAGGAATACACCCTGCCCGCCGAGTTTCTACGCGTGCACTCCCCCTCCGCCGAGGTCCAGGGCCACGGCAAACCTGTCTTGCAATTTGGCAAGATCAACGTAGGACTGACCAAGGTAGAACCGGCCGGTCAGTATGCAATCAAACTGACGTTCGATGATGGCCACGACAGCGGTCTGTTCACCTGGGAATACCTCTACGAACTGGCGCGGCGTTATGACGCACTCTGGGAAGACTACCTTGCCGAGCTCAAAGCGGCCGGAAAAACCCGCGATCCGAACGAGTCTGTCGTCAAACTGATGCTCTAG
- the hslU gene encoding HslU--HslV peptidase ATPase subunit: MSMTPREIVHELNRHIIGQDDAKRAVAIALRNRWRRMQLPEELRVEVTPKNILMIGPTGVGKTEIARRLAKLANAPFIKVEATKFTEVGYVGRDVESIIRDLADAAIKLLREQEMVKVRHRAEDAAEERILDALLPPARMGFSNDDAPTADSNTRQLFRKRLREGQLDDKEIEIEVAEMAGVDISAPPGMEEMTNQLQSLFANMGKGKKKARKLKVKEALKLVRDEEAGRLVNDEELKAKALEAVEQHGIVFIDEIDKVAKRGNSGGVDVSREGVQRDLLPLIEGCTVNTKLGMVKTDHILFIASGAFHLSKPSDLVPELQGRLPIRVELKALSPEDFERILSEPHASLTEQYCALLKTEGLGIEFLPSGIKRIAEIAWQVNEKTENIGARRLHTLLERLLEEVSFSAGDLASAHDDKVIQIDADYVNSHLGELAQNEDLSRYIL, from the coding sequence ATGTCCATGACTCCCCGTGAAATCGTCCACGAACTCAATCGCCACATCATCGGCCAGGACGATGCCAAGCGCGCCGTCGCCATTGCTCTGCGTAACCGTTGGCGCCGGATGCAGCTGCCTGAAGAGCTGCGTGTTGAAGTAACACCCAAGAACATCCTGATGATCGGCCCGACCGGTGTTGGTAAAACCGAGATCGCCCGTCGCCTGGCGAAACTGGCCAATGCGCCGTTCATCAAAGTCGAAGCCACCAAATTCACCGAGGTCGGCTATGTAGGTCGCGACGTCGAATCGATCATTCGCGACCTCGCCGATGCCGCCATCAAACTGCTGCGCGAACAGGAAATGGTCAAGGTTCGCCACCGCGCCGAAGACGCCGCTGAGGAGCGTATCCTCGACGCCCTGCTGCCTCCGGCGCGTATGGGTTTCAGCAACGACGACGCCCCGACTGCCGACTCCAACACCCGCCAGCTGTTCCGCAAGCGCCTGCGCGAAGGTCAGCTGGATGACAAGGAGATCGAAATCGAAGTCGCCGAGATGGCCGGCGTCGATATCTCCGCGCCACCGGGCATGGAAGAAATGACCAACCAGCTGCAAAGCCTGTTCGCCAACATGGGCAAGGGCAAGAAGAAAGCCCGCAAGCTCAAGGTCAAGGAAGCGCTGAAACTGGTGCGTGACGAAGAAGCCGGTCGCCTGGTCAACGATGAAGAGTTGAAGGCCAAGGCGCTGGAAGCAGTCGAGCAGCACGGCATCGTGTTCATCGACGAAATCGACAAGGTCGCCAAGCGCGGCAACTCCGGTGGAGTCGATGTGTCCCGCGAAGGCGTACAGCGCGACTTGCTGCCGCTTATCGAAGGTTGCACCGTCAACACCAAACTGGGCATGGTCAAGACCGACCACATCCTGTTCATCGCCTCCGGTGCTTTCCACTTGAGCAAGCCGAGCGACCTGGTGCCCGAGCTGCAAGGCCGTCTGCCGATCCGCGTGGAACTCAAGGCCCTGAGCCCGGAAGACTTCGAGCGCATTCTCAGCGAACCGCATGCGTCGCTTACCGAGCAATATTGCGCGCTGTTGAAAACCGAAGGCCTGGGCATCGAGTTCCTGCCGAGCGGGATCAAGCGCATCGCCGAGATCGCCTGGCAGGTCAACGAGAAAACCGAAAACATCGGTGCCCGCCGTTTGCACACATTGCTCGAACGCCTGCTCGAAGAGGTGTCGTTCAGTGCCGGCGACCTGGCCAGCGCACATGATGACAAGGTGATCCAGATCGACGCCGACTACGTCAACAGTCACCTGGGCGAATTGGCACAGAACGAAGACCTGTCCCGTTATATCCTGTAG
- the hslV gene encoding ATP-dependent protease subunit HslV produces the protein MTTIVSVRRHGKVVMGGDGQVSLGNTVMKGNAKKVRRLYHGQVIAGFAGATADAFTLFERFEGQLEKHQGHLVRAAVELAKEWRTDRTLSRLEAMLAVANKDASLIITGNGDVVEPEDGLIAMGSGGAYAQAAASALLKKTDLSAREIVETALGIAGDICVFTNHTQTIEEQDCAE, from the coding sequence TTGACCACCATCGTTTCAGTTCGCCGCCACGGCAAAGTCGTCATGGGCGGCGACGGCCAGGTTTCCCTTGGTAATACCGTGATGAAAGGCAATGCGAAAAAAGTTCGCCGCCTGTACCACGGTCAGGTCATTGCCGGGTTTGCCGGCGCTACCGCCGACGCCTTTACCCTCTTCGAACGTTTCGAAGGCCAGCTTGAAAAGCATCAGGGCCATCTGGTCCGTGCCGCCGTCGAACTCGCCAAAGAATGGCGCACCGACCGCACCCTGAGCCGCCTCGAAGCCATGCTCGCCGTCGCCAACAAAGACGCCTCGCTGATCATCACCGGTAACGGCGATGTGGTGGAGCCTGAAGACGGCTTGATCGCCATGGGTTCCGGCGGCGCTTACGCTCAAGCAGCTGCCAGCGCACTGCTGAAGAAAACTGATCTGTCGGCCCGCGAAATCGTCGAAACCGCCCTCGGCATCGCCGGCGACATCTGTGTATTCACCAATCACACCCAGACCATTGAGGAGCAGGACTGCGCCGAGTAA
- a CDS encoding SPOR domain-containing protein, whose amino-acid sequence MAAKKKPAPKRGASRYQAPAKQPIPGWLWMAIGLTVGAFIVFLMKLEPGKGSDTVKREKVEQQQKATKIAEANKTPPSPTQPVKPKYDFYTLLPESEVIVPPDAVPEKTLPTPQVPAIPTTPVTPAEAAKIDTARAQAALAGITPPPAPPVKAAPVTKFFLQAGSFRKEADADKVRAQIILLGQAVAVESGTVKDETWYRVLVGPFSNREQLTTAQKQLAGAGFSNLLLQQRQNR is encoded by the coding sequence TTGGCCGCCAAGAAAAAACCTGCACCCAAGCGTGGCGCCAGCCGTTACCAAGCTCCTGCAAAGCAACCGATTCCGGGTTGGTTGTGGATGGCGATCGGCCTGACGGTCGGCGCGTTCATCGTGTTCCTGATGAAACTGGAGCCGGGCAAAGGCAGCGACACGGTCAAACGCGAGAAGGTGGAGCAGCAACAGAAAGCCACCAAGATCGCCGAGGCCAACAAGACCCCGCCGAGCCCGACGCAACCGGTGAAGCCGAAGTACGATTTCTACACCTTGCTGCCAGAATCGGAGGTCATCGTGCCGCCAGATGCCGTGCCGGAGAAGACCCTGCCGACGCCGCAAGTGCCGGCCATTCCAACAACGCCGGTCACCCCGGCTGAAGCGGCGAAGATCGACACCGCACGCGCTCAGGCTGCCCTGGCAGGGATCACGCCGCCACCTGCACCGCCGGTCAAGGCTGCGCCGGTGACGAAGTTCTTCCTGCAGGCAGGCTCGTTCCGCAAAGAGGCTGATGCGGACAAGGTGCGCGCGCAGATCATTCTGTTAGGCCAGGCTGTGGCGGTCGAGTCCGGCACTGTGAAGGATGAAACCTGGTATCGGGTTTTGGTCGGGCCGTTCAGCAATCGCGAACAACTGACCACCGCCCAGAAACAACTGGCTGGTGCCGGCTTCAGCAACTTGTTGTTACAACAACGCCAGAACCGCTGA
- the argS gene encoding arginine--tRNA ligase encodes MKDTIRQLIQQAITQLVNEGVLPEGLSPAIQVENSRDKKNGDFASNIAMMLAKPAGMKPRDLAEKIIAALPADENITKTEIAGPGFLNFFQNTDALASRLDAALADAHIGVRKAGPVQRTVVDLSAPNLAKEMHVGHLRSTIIGDGVARVLEFLGDEVIRQNHVGDWGTQFGMLMAYLQENPITSDELSDLENFYRAAKQRFDESEEFADRARGLVVKLQAGDADCLALWTKFKDISLSHCQKIYELLNVKLTMADVMGESAYNDDLINVVNDLKAAGMLVESNGAQCVFLDEFKNADGDPLPVIIVKADGGYLYATTDLAAVRYRSGKLKADRALYFVDQRQALHFQQVFAVARKAGFVTHPMEMEHMGFGTMNGADGRPFKTRDGGTVKLIDLLTEAQERAYTLVKDKNPELAEAELRNIAKVVGIGAVKYADLSKHRTSDYSFNFDLMLNFEGNTAPYLLYAYTRVAGVFRKLGKDFSEVEGQIVLEAAHEHELAAKLAQFGEILNNVSEKGTPHILCTYLYDVAGLFSSFYENCPILAAETPEQMQSRLRLAALTGRTLKQGLELLGLETLERM; translated from the coding sequence ATGAAAGACACCATTCGCCAGCTGATCCAACAAGCCATCACCCAACTCGTCAACGAAGGTGTGTTGCCTGAAGGCCTGTCGCCGGCGATCCAGGTGGAAAACTCCCGCGACAAGAAGAACGGCGACTTCGCCAGCAACATCGCCATGATGCTGGCCAAGCCTGCAGGCATGAAGCCCCGCGACCTGGCGGAGAAAATCATCGCCGCACTGCCGGCTGATGAAAACATCACCAAGACCGAAATCGCAGGTCCCGGCTTCCTGAACTTCTTCCAGAACACCGATGCCCTGGCCTCGCGCCTGGACGCCGCCCTGGCCGACGCCCACATCGGCGTGCGCAAGGCCGGCCCGGTACAGCGTACCGTCGTCGACCTGTCGGCACCGAACCTGGCCAAAGAGATGCACGTCGGCCACCTGCGCTCGACCATCATTGGCGACGGCGTGGCCCGCGTGTTGGAATTCCTCGGTGACGAAGTCATCCGTCAGAACCACGTCGGCGACTGGGGCACCCAGTTCGGTATGCTGATGGCTTACCTGCAGGAAAACCCGATCACCAGCGACGAGCTGTCGGACCTGGAAAACTTCTACCGTGCAGCCAAGCAACGCTTCGACGAATCCGAAGAATTCGCCGACCGCGCCCGCGGCCTGGTCGTCAAGCTGCAAGCCGGCGATGCCGACTGCCTGGCGCTGTGGACCAAGTTCAAGGACATCTCGCTGTCCCACTGCCAGAAGATCTACGAACTGCTCAACGTCAAACTGACCATGGCCGACGTGATGGGCGAAAGCGCCTACAACGACGACCTGATCAACGTGGTCAACGATCTGAAAGCGGCGGGCATGCTGGTCGAGAGCAACGGCGCCCAATGCGTATTCCTGGACGAATTCAAGAACGCCGACGGCGACCCGCTGCCGGTGATCATCGTCAAGGCTGACGGCGGCTACCTCTACGCCACCACCGACCTGGCGGCCGTGCGCTACCGCAGCGGCAAACTCAAGGCTGATCGCGCGCTGTACTTCGTCGACCAGCGCCAGGCCCTGCACTTCCAGCAAGTGTTCGCCGTGGCGCGCAAGGCCGGCTTCGTGACCCATCCGATGGAAATGGAACACATGGGCTTCGGCACCATGAACGGCGCCGATGGCCGTCCATTCAAGACCCGTGATGGCGGCACCGTGAAGCTGATCGACCTGCTGACCGAAGCCCAGGAACGCGCCTACACCCTGGTGAAAGACAAGAACCCCGAGCTGGCCGAAGCCGAGCTGCGCAACATCGCCAAGGTCGTGGGCATTGGCGCAGTGAAATACGCCGACCTGTCCAAGCACCGCACCAGCGACTACAGCTTCAACTTCGATCTGATGCTCAATTTCGAAGGCAACACCGCGCCGTATCTGCTGTACGCCTACACCCGCGTGGCCGGAGTATTCCGCAAACTCGGCAAGGACTTCAGCGAAGTCGAAGGCCAGATCGTGCTCGAAGCGGCGCACGAGCATGAGCTGGCGGCGAAACTCGCACAGTTCGGTGAAATCCTGAACAACGTGTCCGAAAAAGGCACGCCGCACATCCTTTGCACTTACCTGTACGACGTCGCCGGCCTGTTCTCCAGCTTCTACGAGAACTGCCCGATCCTCGCCGCCGAAACCCCGGAACAAATGCAAAGCCGTCTGCGCCTCGCCGCACTGACCGGACGCACCCTCAAGCAAGGCCTGGAACTCTTGGGCCTGGAAACTCTGGAGCGTATGTAA
- a CDS encoding primosomal protein N': protein MPDAILRLALPSPLRRLFDYRAPAGVLRTQLHPGMRLRVPFGRREMIGILVEVTDTSEVPAEKLKPALALLDATPPLPPALFKLCLWTSQYYQHSLGDTLSWALPVLLRQGELAEARQERFWSAAPGASLDDPRIARAPRQREALATLAQHPHGVAHQLLSKLMLSKDSLDLLLAKDLVQVEIRRHAPGARHEHWLAQPELPLNPEQCAAYEAIRAGFDSYHAFLLAGVTGSGKTEVYLQLIRETLEAGKQALVLIPEINLGPQTLARFEQRFNARIALIHSAVNDRERLDAWLAARDGEADIIIGTRSALFTPMKNPGLIIIDEEHDGSYKQQEGLRYHARDLALVRARQENIPIVLGSATPSLESLHNAYTGRYGLLRLNERAGGAKQPRFLRLDVKSRPLDSGISGPMQQAIGQTLAAGQQVLVFLNRRGFAPTLLCHDCGWMSECQRCDARMTVHQRYGELRCHHCGYVERVPRQCPKCNKVDLRPVGAGTERAEERLQILFPDYPVLRVDRDSTSRKDAMNQLFATIQKGQPCILIGTQMLAKGHHFPRVTLVSILDADGGLFSGDFRASERMAQLIVQVAGRAGRAEEPGKVIIQTHLADHPLLIQLTEQGYFAFAEQALSERRAAGLPPFAHLALLRAEAHKPGQAEGFLDEACSEAERLLAEQNLTGIELLGPVPAPMERRAGRYRAQLLLQATARAPLHRLLTSWLLVLEQMPSGRAVRWSLDVDPVDLY, encoded by the coding sequence GTGCCCGACGCCATTTTGCGCCTCGCCCTGCCCTCGCCTCTGCGCCGCCTGTTCGACTACCGCGCGCCGGCTGGCGTGCTGCGCACGCAGTTGCACCCCGGTATGCGCTTGCGGGTGCCGTTCGGGCGACGGGAAATGATCGGGATTCTGGTCGAAGTCACCGATACCAGCGAAGTCCCGGCCGAAAAGCTCAAGCCGGCGCTGGCGCTGCTCGACGCCACGCCGCCGCTACCGCCCGCGCTGTTCAAGCTGTGCCTGTGGACCTCCCAGTATTACCAGCACAGCCTTGGGGATACGCTGAGCTGGGCCTTGCCGGTGCTGCTGCGCCAAGGCGAACTGGCCGAAGCGCGCCAGGAACGATTCTGGTCTGCCGCCCCCGGCGCCAGTCTCGACGACCCGCGCATCGCCCGCGCCCCGCGCCAGCGAGAAGCCCTGGCGACGCTTGCCCAGCACCCCCACGGCGTCGCCCATCAATTGCTGAGCAAACTGATGCTGAGCAAAGACAGCCTGGACCTATTGCTGGCCAAGGACCTGGTGCAAGTCGAGATCCGTCGGCACGCTCCCGGCGCACGCCATGAGCACTGGCTGGCGCAACCCGAGTTGCCGCTCAACCCGGAACAGTGCGCCGCTTATGAGGCGATTCGCGCCGGGTTCGACAGTTATCACGCATTTTTGCTGGCCGGCGTCACGGGCAGCGGCAAGACCGAAGTGTATTTACAGCTGATCCGCGAAACCCTGGAGGCCGGCAAACAAGCGCTGGTGCTGATCCCGGAAATCAACCTCGGCCCGCAAACCCTGGCGCGTTTCGAGCAGCGCTTCAATGCGCGCATCGCGTTGATTCATTCGGCGGTCAACGATCGTGAACGCCTCGACGCCTGGCTCGCGGCACGTGACGGTGAGGCCGACATTATTATCGGCACCCGCTCGGCTCTGTTCACCCCGATGAAAAACCCCGGACTGATCATCATCGATGAAGAGCACGACGGCTCTTATAAACAACAGGAAGGTTTGCGCTACCACGCCCGCGATCTGGCCCTGGTACGGGCACGCCAGGAAAACATCCCGATCGTCCTCGGCTCCGCGACGCCGTCGCTGGAAAGCCTGCATAACGCCTACACCGGTCGTTATGGCCTCCTGCGGCTGAACGAGCGTGCCGGTGGCGCCAAGCAGCCACGCTTCTTGCGTCTGGATGTGAAAAGTCGTCCGCTGGACAGCGGAATTTCCGGGCCGATGCAGCAAGCCATCGGCCAGACACTTGCTGCCGGCCAGCAGGTTCTGGTGTTTCTCAATCGTCGCGGCTTCGCCCCGACCTTGCTCTGTCACGACTGCGGCTGGATGTCCGAATGCCAGCGCTGCGATGCGCGCATGACCGTGCACCAGCGCTATGGCGAACTGCGTTGCCATCATTGCGGCTACGTTGAACGCGTGCCACGCCAATGCCCGAAGTGCAACAAGGTCGATTTGCGTCCGGTGGGGGCCGGTACCGAACGAGCCGAGGAACGCCTGCAGATTCTGTTCCCGGACTACCCGGTCCTGCGGGTCGACCGTGACAGCACCTCACGCAAAGATGCGATGAACCAGTTGTTCGCAACCATTCAAAAAGGCCAGCCGTGCATTCTGATCGGCACGCAGATGCTTGCCAAAGGGCACCACTTTCCACGAGTGACGCTGGTATCGATCCTTGATGCTGACGGCGGACTGTTTTCCGGTGATTTCCGCGCCAGCGAGCGCATGGCGCAGTTGATCGTCCAGGTGGCGGGCCGCGCAGGTCGCGCCGAGGAACCCGGCAAGGTGATCATCCAGACACACCTCGCCGACCACCCGCTGCTCATCCAGCTGACCGAGCAGGGTTACTTCGCTTTTGCCGAGCAGGCCTTGAGCGAGCGTCGCGCTGCCGGCCTGCCGCCGTTTGCGCATCTGGCATTGCTGCGGGCCGAAGCGCACAAACCGGGGCAAGCCGAGGGCTTTCTTGATGAAGCCTGTAGCGAAGCCGAGCGGTTGCTGGCGGAACAGAACCTGACCGGCATCGAGCTGCTGGGGCCGGTGCCAGCACCGATGGAGCGCAGAGCCGGGCGTTATCGCGCGCAATTGTTGTTGCAAGCGACAGCCCGAGCCCCCCTGCACCGCTTGCTGACCAGTTGGTTGTTGGTGCTGGAGCAGATGCCGAGCGGACGGGCGGTGCGCTGGTCGCTGGATGTTGACCCGGTGGACTTGTATTAG
- the rpmE gene encoding 50S ribosomal protein L31, which translates to MKADIHPEYPAVAVTCSCGNKFETRSTFGKALAIDVCNECHPFYTGKQKTLDTGGRVQRFADRFGAFGKKAPAAAE; encoded by the coding sequence ATGAAAGCTGATATCCATCCAGAATACCCAGCAGTTGCTGTTACCTGCAGCTGCGGCAACAAGTTCGAAACCCGTTCGACCTTCGGCAAAGCCCTGGCGATCGACGTTTGCAACGAATGCCACCCGTTCTACACCGGTAAGCAGAAGACTCTGGACACTGGCGGCCGCGTTCAGCGCTTCGCAGACCGTTTCGGTGCTTTCGGCAAGAAAGCTCCAGCTGCTGCAGAGTAA
- a CDS encoding thermonuclease family protein, with product MGFSLLLKKASLAGAFFMSAIWLSTAQAFCPAPHGLTSATVERVVDGDTLRLRDGRSVRMIGLNTPELGKKGRSDEPFAVTARKRLEALVAASDGQVGLLSGKESKDHYGRTLAHVYGADGANFEAQMLAEGLGFQVAVAPNVDLVACQQIAERRAREAGLGVWRQSPVLKAEQINASGFAVLSGRVSKVQRNRGGVWIELQDSVVLRVAPNQLARFDIASLERLKGKQVEARGWVLDRLRRGGLQAGQARWMLPLTDPAMLQALQ from the coding sequence ATGGGCTTTTCCTTGCTGTTGAAAAAGGCGTCCCTTGCGGGCGCCTTTTTTATGTCTGCGATTTGGCTTTCAACTGCTCAAGCCTTCTGTCCGGCTCCCCATGGGCTGACATCCGCCACGGTAGAGCGCGTGGTGGACGGCGACACCCTTCGCCTGAGGGATGGTCGCAGTGTGCGCATGATCGGCCTGAATACGCCGGAGTTGGGCAAGAAGGGCCGTTCCGACGAACCCTTCGCAGTGACGGCGCGCAAGCGTCTCGAAGCGTTGGTGGCGGCAAGCGACGGGCAAGTCGGTTTGCTGTCCGGTAAAGAAAGCAAAGATCACTACGGCCGCACTCTGGCCCATGTCTACGGCGCCGACGGCGCTAATTTTGAAGCGCAAATGCTTGCCGAGGGCCTGGGTTTTCAGGTGGCCGTCGCACCGAATGTCGATTTGGTTGCTTGTCAGCAAATTGCAGAGCGCCGCGCTCGTGAGGCCGGGCTCGGCGTGTGGCGCCAGTCACCTGTGCTGAAAGCAGAACAGATCAATGCGTCCGGGTTTGCCGTGCTCAGTGGTCGTGTAAGCAAGGTTCAGCGCAATCGCGGCGGGGTTTGGATCGAGTTGCAGGATTCGGTTGTATTGCGTGTTGCACCCAATCAATTGGCGCGATTCGATATCGCTTCGCTGGAGCGCTTGAAAGGCAAGCAGGTCGAGGCGCGCGGCTGGGTACTCGATCGTTTGCGTCGCGGCGGACTTCAGGCTGGCCAGGCGCGCTGGATGTTGCCATTGACTGATCCGGCGATGTTGCAAGCGTTGCAGTGA